From a single Callithrix jacchus isolate 240 chromosome 5, calJac240_pri, whole genome shotgun sequence genomic region:
- the LOC103793526 gene encoding signal recognition particle 14 kDa protein — protein sequence MVLLESEQFLKELTRLFQKCWTSGSIYITLKKYDGRTKSIPKKGTVEGFEPADNKCLLRATDGKKKISAVVSSKEVSKFQMAYSNLLRANMDGLKKRDKKNKTKKTKAAAAAAPAPAAAAAQ from the coding sequence ATGGTGTTGTTGGAGAGCGAGCAGTTCCTGAAGGAGCTGACCAGACTCTTCCAGAAGTGCTGGACGTCGGGCAGCATTTATATCACCTTGAAGAAGTATGATGGTCGAACCAAATCCATTCCAAAGAAAGGTACTGTGGAGGGCTTTGAGCCTGCAGACAACAAGTGTCTGTTAAGAGCTACCGATGGGAAAAAGAAGATCAGCGCTGTGGTGAGCTCAAAGGAAGTGAGTAAGTTTCAGATGGCTTATTCAAACCTACTGAGAGCTAACATGGATGGGCTGAAGAAGAgggacaaaaagaacaaaactaagaagaccaaagcagcagcagcagcagctccagcaccagcagcagcagcagcacagtaA